The Methylomusa anaerophila genome has a segment encoding these proteins:
- a CDS encoding Fe-S-containing hydro-lyase codes for MTEKIRITTPLTEEQARRLKAGDSVLISGTIYSARDAAHKAMVEALERGEKLPIDWNNQIIYYLGPTPAKPGDPIGSAGPTTSGRMDAYTPKMLEQGIKGMIGKGSRSAAVVEAMKKHGAVYFAAVGGAAALIAKTIKKYEVLAYPELGPEAVAALTVEDFPAIVAIDTAGNNYYEEGQRRYRRI; via the coding sequence ATGACTGAAAAGATCCGGATTACCACTCCCCTGACGGAAGAACAGGCCCGCAGGTTAAAAGCCGGTGACAGCGTGCTGATCTCGGGAACTATCTACAGCGCCCGCGACGCGGCCCACAAAGCCATGGTGGAAGCGCTGGAACGGGGTGAAAAACTCCCCATTGACTGGAATAATCAAATTATATATTATTTAGGGCCTACCCCGGCTAAACCGGGTGACCCGATCGGGTCCGCCGGTCCGACCACTTCCGGGCGCATGGACGCTTATACCCCGAAGATGCTGGAACAAGGTATCAAAGGGATGATTGGCAAGGGGTCACGGTCCGCTGCAGTAGTGGAAGCCATGAAAAAACACGGTGCGGTTTACTTTGCCGCCGTCGGCGGAGCTGCCGCCCTGATCGCCAAAACCATTAAAAAATATGAAGTCCTGGCCTATCCCGAACTGGGCCCGGAAGCAGTGGCGGCCCTGACGGTTGAGGACTTCCCGGCAATTGTGGCTATTGACACGGCAGGAAATAATTACTATGAAGAAGGACAGAGACGCTACCGGCGAATATAA
- a CDS encoding GGDEF domain-containing protein translates to MAGLILSWRFNRSRVFFVITILGISQYVLTGFTPAGLDKQFYYNTVFSLISVLIPVNILFFSRLKERGIFSAWGLLSFGFIFLQFFYIALIVVTRDLDLIAPVSQMLLPFNHALFTDFLNLPQISVILIAFTGLLLIIKQFNNASHLYNALLCVLLASAAALHFRSIPAAIPVFFSASGIILIITILQDSYSMAYLDELTGIPGRRALREELLKLSGNYVIAMLDIDFFKKFNDTYGHDVGDDVLKLVASVMQNVGGGGKPFRYGGEEFTVVFPGKSANEAVSCLEDLREKIAQTGFTPQNKDKKKKCAAKQLFVTISIGLAEKNKKNKTPDQVIKSADNALYRAKKKGRNCVSK, encoded by the coding sequence CTCAGTTGGCGGTTTAATCGCAGCCGGGTATTCTTTGTCATCACTATCCTGGGAATTAGCCAATATGTCCTTACCGGTTTTACACCGGCGGGGTTAGACAAGCAATTTTACTACAATACCGTGTTCTCGCTCATCAGTGTCCTGATTCCGGTTAACATCCTCTTTTTTTCCCGGCTTAAAGAACGCGGTATTTTTAGCGCCTGGGGTCTATTGAGTTTTGGATTCATTTTTCTGCAGTTCTTTTATATCGCCCTAATTGTTGTCACGCGGGATTTAGATCTTATTGCTCCCGTCAGCCAAATGCTATTGCCATTTAATCACGCCTTATTTACCGACTTTCTCAACCTGCCGCAAATATCGGTAATTCTTATTGCCTTTACCGGTCTTTTACTGATAATAAAACAATTCAATAATGCATCTCATCTTTATAATGCCTTGCTGTGTGTTCTTTTGGCTTCGGCCGCGGCTCTCCATTTCAGGAGTATTCCAGCCGCCATTCCCGTATTCTTTTCGGCATCCGGTATTATCCTGATAATCACTATCTTGCAGGATTCCTATTCCATGGCTTACCTGGATGAGCTCACGGGTATCCCCGGTCGGCGCGCTTTGAGAGAAGAACTGTTGAAGCTGAGCGGAAACTATGTGATTGCCATGCTTGATATTGACTTTTTTAAAAAGTTTAATGATACATATGGGCACGATGTGGGAGACGATGTACTAAAACTTGTCGCCTCAGTGATGCAAAATGTCGGCGGCGGCGGTAAACCTTTCCGTTACGGCGGCGAAGAGTTCACCGTTGTATTTCCTGGGAAAAGTGCCAATGAGGCTGTTTCTTGTCTGGAAGATTTAAGAGAGAAAATCGCCCAAACCGGCTTTACTCCTCAAAATAAAGACAAAAAGAAAAAGTGTGCCGCCAAACAGCTCTTTGTTACAATCAGTATTGGACTTGCGGAAAAAAACAAAAAAAACAAAACCCCTGACCAGGTCATCAAATCGGCTGATAATGCCCTGTATCGCGCGAAAAAGAAAGGGCGGAACTGTGTCAGCAAATAG
- a CDS encoding DNA topoisomerase III → MNKQLVLAEKPSVGKDLARVLQCNRSGNGYFEGEKYIVTWALGHLVTLADPEAYDERYKAWRLEDLPMLPPDLKLVVIRQTSRQFNVVKELMNRQNVNEIVIATDAGREGELVARWILAKAHVNKPVKRLWISSVTDKAIKEGFSKLRPGKDYENLYASAVARSEADWLVGINATRALTCKYNAQLSCGRVQTPTLAIIARREEEIQNFKPRTFYGISIVAGGLALTWQDGKTKDNKTFDKERCEAIVANIKKDHSQVRVSGVEKAAKKSFSPQLYDLTELQRDANKIFGYSAKETLAILQRLYETHKLLTYPRTDSRYISTDIVETLKDRVNACGIGFYAKMALKIARNPIKANSHFVDDKKVSDHHAIIPTEQFVNLGALSDKERKVYDLVIKRFFAALYPPFEYEQTTIRAQIGQEFFIARGKRIIAPGWREVYDNQFEDEATDGIAEQTLPVIHQGDLLSLSKVSLTTGQTKPPPPFNEATLLSAMENPVKYMENESQALKKTIEETGGLGTVATRADIIEKLFSSFSIEKRGKDIFITAKGKQLLELVPGDLKSPTLTAQWEQRLGAIAKGSLNKNAFINEMKQYAKTVVHQIKNSQETFRHDNLTRNKCPECGKYMLEVNGKKGKMLICQDRECGSRKMLAITTNARCPNCHKKLELRGEGEGRIFVCGCGHREKLAAFQARKKQDGATASKRDVAAYLQEQKKSGAEPINTALADALAKLKLK, encoded by the coding sequence ATGAATAAACAATTGGTACTGGCTGAAAAACCTTCTGTCGGCAAGGATTTGGCCAGAGTCTTACAGTGCAATAGATCAGGGAACGGCTATTTTGAAGGGGAAAAGTATATTGTTACCTGGGCGTTGGGGCATTTGGTGACATTGGCGGACCCGGAAGCTTATGATGAACGCTACAAGGCCTGGCGGCTGGAAGACCTGCCCATGTTGCCGCCTGATTTGAAGCTGGTGGTGATCAGGCAGACATCCAGGCAGTTTAACGTCGTCAAGGAACTGATGAACCGGCAAAACGTTAATGAGATTGTTATTGCCACCGACGCCGGCCGGGAAGGGGAACTCGTGGCCAGGTGGATATTGGCTAAGGCCCATGTAAATAAACCGGTAAAGCGCTTATGGATATCTTCCGTTACCGACAAGGCCATCAAAGAGGGTTTCAGCAAGTTAAGGCCGGGCAAAGATTATGAAAATCTTTACGCTTCCGCCGTCGCCCGGTCGGAGGCGGATTGGCTGGTGGGGATCAACGCCACCCGGGCCTTAACCTGTAAGTATAATGCCCAACTGTCTTGCGGCAGGGTGCAGACGCCGACTTTAGCTATCATTGCCAGACGGGAGGAAGAGATTCAGAATTTTAAGCCAAGAACTTTCTACGGCATATCCATAGTGGCAGGCGGACTGGCCCTGACCTGGCAGGATGGTAAAACCAAGGACAATAAAACCTTTGACAAAGAGCGCTGTGAAGCAATTGTCGCCAATATAAAAAAAGATCATTCCCAAGTCCGGGTCAGCGGGGTTGAAAAAGCTGCCAAAAAGAGCTTTTCACCGCAATTGTATGATTTGACGGAACTGCAGCGGGATGCCAACAAGATTTTTGGCTATTCGGCCAAGGAAACGCTGGCGATTTTGCAGCGGCTGTATGAAACCCACAAGTTGCTGACATACCCTAGAACCGATTCCCGCTACATCTCCACCGACATTGTGGAGACCCTCAAAGACCGGGTCAACGCCTGCGGCATCGGTTTTTACGCCAAAATGGCGCTAAAGATTGCCAGAAATCCCATTAAAGCAAACAGTCACTTTGTGGACGACAAAAAGGTCTCGGATCATCATGCCATCATTCCCACTGAGCAGTTTGTCAATTTAGGCGCGTTGTCGGATAAGGAAAGAAAAGTCTATGACCTGGTTATAAAACGATTCTTCGCCGCTTTGTATCCTCCTTTTGAGTATGAACAAACTACCATTAGAGCCCAAATCGGCCAGGAGTTCTTTATTGCCCGGGGAAAACGGATCATCGCCCCGGGCTGGCGAGAAGTGTATGACAATCAATTTGAAGATGAGGCCACTGATGGTATTGCCGAGCAGACCTTACCGGTAATCCACCAGGGTGATCTTCTCAGCCTGTCCAAGGTTTCACTGACCACCGGCCAGACCAAACCGCCGCCGCCGTTTAACGAAGCGACGCTGCTGTCGGCCATGGAGAATCCGGTAAAGTACATGGAAAACGAAAGCCAAGCCCTGAAAAAAACCATTGAGGAAACAGGCGGACTGGGGACGGTGGCCACGCGGGCCGATATCATTGAGAAGTTGTTTAGCAGCTTTTCAATTGAGAAAAGGGGTAAGGATATTTTCATCACCGCCAAAGGCAAACAACTCCTGGAACTTGTTCCCGGTGATCTAAAGTCCCCTACCCTCACTGCCCAGTGGGAACAGCGGCTCGGCGCCATCGCTAAAGGATCCTTGAACAAGAATGCCTTTATCAACGAAATGAAGCAGTATGCCAAAACAGTCGTTCACCAGATTAAAAACAGCCAGGAGACCTTCCGGCATGACAATTTGACCCGGAATAAATGTCCCGAATGCGGCAAATACATGCTGGAGGTCAATGGCAAGAAGGGGAAAATGCTCATCTGTCAGGACCGGGAGTGCGGCAGCCGCAAGATGCTTGCCATCACTACCAATGCCCGCTGCCCGAACTGCCATAAAAAGCTGGAACTCAGAGGCGAAGGCGAAGGCCGTATTTTTGTCTGCGGCTGCGGCCATCGCGAAAAGCTTGCCGCGTTCCAGGCCCGCAAAAAGCAGGATGGGGCAACGGCTTCCAAACGGGATGTGGCCGCATATCTCCAAGAACAGAAAAAGTCCGGCGCCGAGCCGATTAACACGGCTCTGGCCGATGCGTTGGCCAAACTTAAGTTAAAATGA
- a CDS encoding fumarate hydratase → MRPIDVEQITQVLAKMCMDVAYYLPKDIYDALARGQQTEESPLGRDILGQIVKNADIARNEDRPMCQDTGMAIVFMEIGQDVHFIGGNLAEAVNRGIAQGYIEGYLRKSVVGEPLFNRKNTGDNTPAVLYTSIVPGDKVKIKLAAKGFGSENKGGVKMLVPADGVEGVKKAVLEIILHAGENPCPPIVVGIGIGGTMDKAAVLSKQALLRPITKRNEHPAYAQLEEELLTLINKTGIGPQLGGTTTALGVNIEWYPTHIAGLPVAVTISCHATRHAEIEL, encoded by the coding sequence GTGCGCCCAATTGATGTTGAGCAAATTACGCAGGTTTTGGCAAAAATGTGTATGGATGTGGCCTATTATTTACCGAAAGACATTTACGACGCCCTGGCCAGAGGACAACAAACCGAAGAATCTCCGCTGGGAAGGGACATTCTCGGTCAAATTGTTAAAAATGCCGATATTGCCCGGAATGAGGACCGTCCCATGTGCCAGGACACAGGCATGGCTATTGTCTTTATGGAAATCGGGCAGGATGTTCATTTTATTGGCGGCAATCTGGCCGAAGCAGTCAATCGAGGCATTGCCCAGGGATACATAGAAGGTTATCTTCGCAAATCCGTTGTCGGGGAACCTTTATTTAACCGGAAAAATACCGGCGATAACACCCCGGCGGTGCTGTATACTTCCATTGTACCCGGCGATAAAGTAAAGATTAAACTGGCGGCGAAAGGCTTTGGCAGTGAAAATAAGGGCGGCGTAAAGATGCTTGTGCCGGCTGACGGCGTGGAAGGTGTAAAAAAAGCCGTACTGGAAATCATCCTGCATGCCGGTGAAAACCCCTGTCCGCCGATAGTAGTGGGTATCGGCATCGGCGGAACTATGGACAAAGCGGCCGTATTATCGAAACAGGCGCTGCTCCGCCCCATCACCAAACGCAATGAACATCCGGCGTATGCTCAACTGGAAGAAGAATTGCTCACTTTGATCAATAAAACCGGCATAGGCCCGCAGCTTGGCGGCACTACTACCGCGCTGGGGGTAAATATCGAATGGTACCCGACCCATATTGCCGGCTTGCCGGTTGCCGTTACTATTTCCTGTCATGCCACCCGGCACGCCGAAATTGAATTGTAA
- a CDS encoding response regulator transcription factor yields MKKTVLIADDELRMRKLVADFLMREGYNILEADNGKAALEIISNKEVDLVILDVMMPEYDGWTVCREIRKKSNVPVIMLTAKSEEVDQLFSFEIGADEYITKPFSPKVLAARVNALFRRVERDKSTLYGGLEIDTAARQVLMDGLSLELSPKEYELLTYLAENKGNALSRQQILDHVWNYDYFGDLRTVDTHINRLRTKLGDKGNLIQTIRGFGYRFEAEK; encoded by the coding sequence GTGAAAAAAACAGTACTGATTGCTGATGATGAACTGCGCATGAGAAAACTGGTGGCGGATTTTCTCATGCGGGAAGGATACAACATTCTGGAAGCCGATAACGGCAAAGCAGCTCTTGAGATAATTTCCAATAAGGAAGTTGATCTGGTCATTCTCGATGTGATGATGCCGGAGTATGACGGGTGGACCGTATGCCGGGAAATTAGGAAAAAAAGCAACGTCCCCGTCATTATGCTTACAGCCAAAAGCGAAGAAGTGGACCAGCTTTTCAGTTTTGAAATCGGCGCCGACGAGTATATTACCAAACCTTTTAGTCCCAAAGTATTGGCAGCCAGAGTCAATGCCCTTTTTCGCCGGGTGGAAAGAGATAAGTCCACCTTGTACGGCGGTCTGGAAATTGACACTGCTGCCAGACAAGTACTAATGGACGGCCTTTCATTGGAATTAAGCCCCAAGGAGTACGAACTGCTGACTTACCTGGCGGAAAATAAGGGAAATGCATTAAGCCGCCAGCAAATTCTGGATCATGTTTGGAACTACGACTACTTTGGCGACTTAAGGACTGTTGACACCCATATTAACAGGCTAAGAACAAAACTTGGCGACAAAGGTAATCTCATCCAGACAATCCGGGGCTTTGGCTACCGGTTTGAGGCGGAAAAATAA
- a CDS encoding sensor histidine kinase encodes MKTSIRTKLFIGISAIVLSFVLMSWGLTILGLEKFYVWQKKASLIGSAKMFDDIYRGDPEEISLELERLGNTLGAVLIIVEENGFVKYSSFGRIISQKRFERLSPPQFSAANGLSDQNGISAPPMLGPPSTILKSREYINNNSILEMQQDRQVKIDFMVLGYRLNNQDFLLIRQPLAPVSESATVAGQFMLFTGLLSLLAGGAWAYVFARKFTTPILELNQIAQHMSQLDFSQKCTIARGDEIGELGNSINNLSDQLDTAISELNKKNRQLMADMEKERKLDKMRKEFVSNVSHELKTPLALILGYAEGLKENIARDEENRNYYCSVIIDEADKMDRLVKDLLNLSQIESGTYDLYRTDFNLSIFLHDIIQKYQTLLQEKEILLETEIEPDLTVNGDVLRIEQVVVNLFNNAIDHAGYAKMIKISAADIGDHIRVYVYNTGNHIPSESLTKIWTSFYKVDQARTRNHGRYGLGLSIVRAIQDMHGNAYGAENVLDGVTFWFDLTKPNL; translated from the coding sequence ATGAAAACATCAATTCGCACCAAATTATTCATAGGAATCAGCGCTATTGTCCTGTCTTTTGTCTTAATGTCGTGGGGACTCACCATTCTTGGACTGGAAAAATTCTATGTGTGGCAAAAAAAAGCAAGTTTGATCGGCAGTGCCAAAATGTTTGATGATATATACCGGGGCGACCCGGAAGAAATATCCCTGGAACTGGAAAGATTAGGAAATACTCTCGGCGCAGTTCTCATAATAGTAGAGGAAAATGGTTTTGTAAAATACAGTTCTTTCGGTCGTATTATCAGCCAAAAAAGATTCGAGCGGCTCTCACCGCCGCAATTTTCCGCTGCAAACGGATTGTCCGACCAAAATGGGATATCGGCGCCGCCGATGCTGGGCCCACCCTCTACTATCTTAAAAAGCAGGGAATATATTAACAACAATTCAATATTGGAAATGCAGCAAGACCGTCAAGTTAAGATTGACTTTATGGTTCTGGGCTATCGTCTGAATAACCAGGATTTTCTCCTTATCCGGCAGCCATTGGCGCCTGTATCGGAGAGCGCCACGGTTGCCGGGCAGTTTATGCTCTTTACCGGTTTGCTGTCCCTGTTGGCCGGCGGAGCCTGGGCGTATGTCTTTGCCCGAAAATTTACTACTCCGATACTGGAATTGAATCAAATTGCCCAACATATGTCACAGCTTGACTTTTCCCAGAAATGCACCATTGCCCGGGGCGATGAGATCGGCGAACTTGGCAACAGCATCAATAATTTATCCGACCAACTGGATACAGCCATATCGGAACTCAACAAGAAGAATCGGCAACTAATGGCCGATATGGAAAAAGAGCGCAAGCTTGATAAAATGCGGAAGGAATTCGTTTCCAACGTATCCCATGAGCTTAAGACTCCCCTGGCATTAATCCTGGGTTATGCCGAAGGACTGAAAGAAAACATTGCCCGGGATGAAGAGAACAGAAATTATTACTGCTCGGTAATTATTGACGAAGCCGATAAAATGGATAGACTGGTAAAGGATTTACTTAATCTGTCTCAGATTGAATCAGGCACATATGACCTTTACCGCACCGACTTCAATCTTTCCATATTCTTACATGACATTATTCAAAAGTATCAGACCCTGTTGCAGGAAAAAGAAATTTTACTGGAAACAGAAATAGAGCCGGATCTGACTGTAAACGGCGACGTATTGCGTATTGAACAAGTGGTGGTAAATCTCTTCAACAACGCAATTGACCACGCTGGCTACGCAAAAATGATAAAAATATCGGCAGCAGACATAGGTGATCATATAAGGGTATATGTTTATAATACAGGAAATCATATACCGTCGGAAAGCCTTACTAAAATTTGGACCAGTTTTTATAAGGTAGACCAGGCCAGGACCAGGAACCATGGCCGATATGGGCTTGGTTTGTCTATTGTCCGCGCGATTCAGGATATGCACGGCAATGCCTACGGCGCCGAAAACGTCTTGGATGGCGTGACCTTTTGGTTCGATCTGACCAAACCCAATCTATAA